The DNA region GTATCTAACACAACTATTGAAGATAATCCTGTTAATTCATCTGCTTGTCTTGTAATACTTTGACCATCTATCATATCTATAAATCGAACAAATCCATTAACCTCTGTAATTACTGGTATAGTATGTGGATCCCATTTTGCTATAGTTTCTCCAGAACTAACTTCTTCTCCATTTTTTTTGGCCATTATAGATCCGTAAGGTATTTTATAACTTTCTTTTGTTCTACCAAATTTATCAATTATATTTAATTCTACGTTTCTTGATGTGATAACTATTTTTCCAGAAGAATTAGTTACAGATTTTGCATTGTTAAGATTTATAATACCTTTATTTTTAATTTGAATACTAGACTCAGTTGCAACTCTTGATGCAGCACCACCAATATGAAACGTTCTCATAGTTAATTGAGTCCCAGGCTCTCCTATAGATTGAGCTGCTATTACTCCTATTGCTTCTCCTTTATTAACTAGGTTCCCCCTTGCCAAATCTCTTCCATAACAGTATGAGCATACACCAAAATCGGTATCACAATTAACTACAGATCTTACTTTTATCGTATCTATAGAATTGTTTTCCAAAAGATCACACCATTCTTCATTTAATAAAGTATTTCTCTCAATTAATACATTCTTAGTATTAGGATTCAATATATTTTCTGCAGTTACACGACCTAAAACTCTTTCACGTAATGGTTCTTTAACATCTCCACCTTCTATTAATGGTGTCATTAAAATTCCTTCATGTGTTCCACAATCGTTTTTTGTAATAACTAAATCTTGTGCCACATCTACAAGACGACGTGTTAGATAACCAGAATTAGCTGTTTTTAATGCTGTGTCAGCTAATCCCTTTCTTGCTCCATGAGTTGAAATAAAGTATTGTAGTACATTTAAACCTTCTCTAAAGTTAGCTGTGATAGGTGTTTCAATAATAGAACCATCAGGTTTAGCCATTAATCCGCGCATTCCAGCTAATTGACGAATTTGTGCAGCTGATCCTCGAGCTCCGGAATCTGCCATCATAAATATACTGTTAAAAGAAGTTTGTTTTTGTAATTCTCCTTGTTTGTTTAAAACTAATTCTGTAGATAAGTTTTCCATCATTGCTTTTGCAACTCGTTCGTTAGCTGCAGCCCAAATGTCAATAACTTTATTGTATCTTTCTCCTGCTGTCACTAAACCAGATTGAAATTGTTCTTGTATTTCAGCAACTTCAATTTCTGCTTCGTGGATAATATTTGATTTTTTTTCTGGTATAACCATATCATTAATACCTACAGATGCTCCTGATCTTGCAGCATAAGCAAAACCTGTATACATAATTTGATCAGCAAAAGTCACAGTAGGCTTTAACCCTAAAATGCGATAACATATATTTAACATTTTAGAAATATCTTTTTTCCCTAAAGTTTGATTAACTATACTAAATGGTAAACCTTTAGGAACAATCATCCATAAAATTGCTCTTCCTACAGTAGTATTAACTATTTTTTTTATAGGACTAAATTCATTATTTGCATTTTTTTGGTATTCTATTATTCTAATTTTAACTAAAGAATGTAGTTCAGCAATTCCTAAATGATATACTTTTTCTGCCTCATTAGAACCATTTAGAAACATACCTTCTCCTTTTCCATTTATTTTTTCTCGAGTCATATAGTACAAACCTAAAACTACATCTTGAGAAGGTACGATAATTGGTTCTCCATTAGCTGGGGATAAAATGTTATTTGTAGACATCATTAAAGCTCTGGATTCTAATTGAGCTTCTAATGTTAATGGAACGTGAACAGCCATTTGATCTCCATCAAAATCAGCGTTATAAGCAGCGCACACTAATGGATGTAATTGAATGGCTTTGCCTTCTATTAAAACAGGTTCAAATGCTTGAATACCTAATCTATGTAAAGTAGGAGCACGATTTAATAACACTGGATGTTCTCGAATAACTTCATCTAATATATCCCATACTACTGCTTCTTCTCTTTCTACCATTTTTTTTGCGGCTTTTATAGTAGTTGCCAAACTTCTTACTTCTAATTTTCCATATATAAATGGTTTAAAAAGTTCTAAAGCCATTTTTTTAGGCAAACCACATTGATGCAATCGTAAATAAGGACCTACAGTAATAACTGATCGACCTGAATAATCTACACGTTTTCCAAGTAAATTTTGACGAAATCTACCTTGTTTACCTTTAATCATATCAGCTAAAGATTTAAGAGGTCTTTTATTAGATCCTGTAATAGCTCTTCCTCTTCTTCCATTATCTAGTAATGCATCTACTGCTTCTTGTAGCATTCTTTTTTCGTTTCTAACAATAATATCAGGAGCGGCTAAATCTAATAATCTTTTTAATCGATTATTTCTATTAATAACTCTTCTATACAAGTCATTAAGATCAGAAGTTGCAAACCTGCCACCATCTAATGGTACTAGAGGTCTTAAATCAGGAGGTAATACTGGTAAAACAGTAAGAATCATCCATTCTGGTTTATTATTAGATTGTATAAATGATTCAATCAATTTAATTCTTTTAGTTAATTTTTTTCGTTTTGTTTCGGAATTGGTTTCATTTAACTCTATTCTTAAATTTTCACATTCTTTTATTAAATGCATATTTTTCAACAATAGTTGAATTGCTTCTGCTCCCATTGTTGCATAAAATTCATCTCCAAATTCTTCTAATGCATCTAAATATTGTTCTTCTGTTAAAATTTGATTTTTTTCAAGATTAGTCATACCTGGATCAATAACAACATAAGATTCAAAATATAGTACTCTTTCAATATCTCTTAATGGCATGTCTAATAATAAACCTATACGTGATGGTAAGGATTTTAAAAACCAAATATGAGCTGTAGGAGAAGAAAGTTCTATATGACCCATACGTTCACGTCTTACTTTACTTTGCGTAACTTCAACACCGCATTTTTCACAGATTACACCTCGATGTTTTAATCTTTTATACTTTCCACATAAACATTCATAATCTTTAACTGGACCAAAAATACGAGCGCAAAATAATCCGTCTCTTTCTGGTTTAAAGGTACGATAGTTAATAGTTTCAGGTTTTTTAACTTCGCCAAAGGACCAAGATCTAATAACATCTGGTGATGCTAAGGAAATTTTAATGGCATCAAAATCTTCAGTTTTAGTTTGGGCTTTTAAAAATTTTAGTAAATCTTTCACGCATGAGCTCTCATTGGAGTGAAACTTTTGAAGGTTTTAAATCTATATATTCACTAATATATTAAATGTTTTATTCGTTTTCTAATTCGATATTAATTCCTAGTGAACGAATCTCTTTTAGTAGCACGTTAAATGATTCTGGCATCCCAGGTTCCATTTGATGATTACCATCTACAATATTTTTATACATTTTTGTTCTTCCATTAACATCGTCAGATTTAACGGTTAACATTTCTTGCAATGTATAAGAAGCTCCATATGCTTCTAACGCCCAAACTTCCATTTCTCCAAAGCGTTGTCCACCAAACTGAGCTTTTCCTCCTAATGGTTGTTGAGTTACAAGACTATAAGAACCGGTTGAACGAGCATGCATTTTATCATCTACTAAATGGTTTAATTTTAACATATACATATAACCAACAGTAACAGGTCTTTCAAATTTTTCTCCTGTTCTTCCATCAAATAGAAAAATTTGTCCAGATATAGGTAAATTGGCGAATTTTAACATTTGTTTTATTTCTTTTTCTTTTGCACCATCAAAAACTGGTGTTGCAATAGGAAAACCTTTTCTTAGATTATTTGCTAAATGTAGTATTTCTTCATTTGAAAATTTGTCTAAATTTACTTTTTGTCTTAAGTTTTCTCCTAAATCGAAAGTTTTTTGAATAAATTTTTTTAAGTGAGATATTTTTTCTTGTTTTTTGAGCATATTATTAATTTGATCACCAATTCCCTTTGCAGCCATGCCTAAATGTGTTTCTAATATTTGTCCAATATTCATACGTGATGGTACTCCTAAAGGATTTAAAACAATATCTACTGGTATACCGTTTTCATCATATGGCATATCTTCAACAGGATTGATTTTAGAAATAACTCCTTTGTTACCATGTCTTCCAGCCATTTTATCACCAGGTTGTATTTGACGTTTTACTGCTAAATATACTTTTACTATTTTTAATACTCCTGGTGCAAGATCGTCACCTTGTATAATTTTTCGACGTTTTATTTCTATTTTTTTTTCAAATTCTTTTTTTAGTTCATTATTCTGTTGTATAAATTTCTCCATTTCTTTATTTTTATCTTGTTCTTTAACATTGATTGTAAGCCATTGTTCTAAAGGCAATTTATTTAAATAGTCTAATTCAATGTTAAAAGATAGAAGAGTTTTTTTTATTTTTAAAAATAAGCTTAATTGAAATATTTTAAATTCTTCTGTAAGATCTTTTTTTGCTTTCTTAAGTTGCATATCTTCAATTTCTAAAGCTCTTTTATCTTTTTTTACACCATCTCTTGTAAAAATTTGAACATCAATGACTGTTCCAGATACTCCATTAGGAACTCTTAATGATGAATCTTTTACATCTGATGCTTTTTCACCGAAAATAGCACGTAATAATTTTTCTTCTGGGGTTAATTGTGTTTCTCCTTTAGGTGTTACTTTGCCAACTAAAATATCTCCTCCAGTTACTTCGGCTCCAATGTATACAATTCCTGATTCATCTAATTTACATAAAGCTGCTTCTCCTACATTAGGTATATCTGAACTAATTTCTTCAGGTCCTAGTTTAGTATCTCTAGATATACAAGATAATTCTTGAATATGAATCGTAGTAAAACGATCTTCTTGTACGACTTTTTCTGAAACTAATATAGAATCTTCAAAGTTATATCCATTCCAAGGCATAAAAGCAACTCGCATGTTTTGCCCTAATGCTAGTTCACCTAAATCAGTAGATGGTCCATCAGCTAATACATCTCCTTTGTTTATTTTTTCATTTAATTGAACACACGGTTTTTGATTAATACAAGTGTTTTGATTTGAACGAGTGTATTTAGTTAAATTATAAATATCTATACCTGATTCTCCTAAAAATGTTTCATTATCATTAACTTTAATAATAATTCGAGAAGCATCTACATATTGAATCATACCACTTCTTTTTGCTACAATTGTTACTCCTGAATCTACAGCTACTGCTCTTTCCATTCCAGTCCCTACTAAGGGTTTATCAGTTTTTAGAGTAGGCACTGCTTGACGTTGCATATTAGCTCCCATTAAAGCTCTATTTGCATCATCATGTTCAAGAAAAGGAATCAAAGATGCTCCAACAGATACAATTTGTTGAGTAGAAACATCCATATAATCTACTTGATTACGATTAAATAAACTTGATTCTCCTTTATGCCTACAAGTTACTAAATCATCCATAAAAAAATTATTATGATCTATATTTGTATTGGCCTGTGCAATAATATAATTTCCTTCTTCTATTGCAGATAAATAGTGTATTTCTTTTGTAACTAATCCATTTTTTACCTTTCTATAAGGTGTTTCTAAAAAACCATATGAGTTAGTTCTTGCATATACTGATAAAGAATTAATTAATCCAATATTAGGACCTTCTGGGGTTTCGATTGGACACACTCGACCATAATGTGTTGGGTGAACGTCTCTTACTTCAAAACCAGCTCTTTCTCTAGTTAAACCACCTAATCCTAAAGCTGAAATTCTTCTTTTATGTGTAATTTCTGATAAAGGATTATTTTGGTCCATAAATTGTGATAATTGACTAGAACCAAAAAACTCTTTTACAGCTGCAGATATTGGTTTGGCATTAATCATATCTTGTGGCATTAAAGTTTCTAAATCTCCTACTGATAATCTTTCCTTAACAGCTCTTTCTACTCTTACTAAACCAAGTCTAAATTGATTTTCTGCCATTTCTCCTACCGATCTAATTCGTCTATTTCCTAAATGATCAATATCATCTACCTCTCCTTTTCCATTTCGAATATCAATTAATTTTTTTATTACATCAATTATATCTTCTTTATTTAAAGTTCCTGGACCTTCAATTTTTTCACGTGATAAAGATCTATTAAATTTCATGCGTCCAACAGATGAAAGATCATATCGATCTTCAGAAAAAAACAAATTTTCAAATAGATTTTCTGTAGCTTCTTTTGTTAGTGGTTCTCCAGGTCTCATAACACGATAAATTTCCATTAATGCACTTGATCTATCATTTGATGAATCAATACGAAGTGTTTCAGAAATATATGGACCATGATCTAAATCATTAGTAAAAAGTGTTTCGATATATAAAAAATTTAGTTTTCTTAATTTTGTTAATACTTCTAAAGATAATTCTGTATTAGCTGAAATAATTATTTCTTTTGTTATTGGATGTAAATAATTTTTTGATACTATTCTTCCCAAAATATATTCTACTGGGACTATAATAGACGTAATGTTAAATTTTTTTAATTCTTGAATATGTCTAGCAGTGATACGACGACCTTTTTTAATGTATATTTTTCCGTTTTTCTGAATATCAAAAGAAGCAGTTTCACCTCGAAGTCTTTCTGAAACTAGTTCTAATTCAATTTTATTATTATTTATTTTAAAAATATTTTTTTCAAAAAATAAATTTAATATTTCTTCTGTATTATAATTTAGAGCACGTAAAATAATAGTTACTGGCAACTTTCTTCGTCTATCAATTCTAACAAATAAATTATCTTTTGGATCAAATTCAAAATCTAACCAAGATCCTCTATAAGGAATGATACGAGCATTATATAAAACCTTTCCTGATGAATGTGTCTTTCCTTTATCACTATCAAAAAACACGCCAGGACTTCGATGTAATTGAGATACAACAACTCTTTCTGTACCATTAATTATAAAAGTTCCATTATTTGTCATTAATGGTATTTCACCCATATATACTTCTTGTTCTTTAATATCTTTAACTGTAGGTTCTGATATATCACGTTCATAAATAACTAATCTTAGTTTAACTCTTAATGGAGCGGAGTAAGTAGCGCCTCGTATTTGACATTCTTTAACATCAAATGTTGCTTCACCTAATCGGTAACTTACATATTGCAATTCAGAATTACCATTATAACCACGTATAGGAAAAACTGATTGAAAAGCTGCTTCTAATCCGTGTTGTCCTTGTGCGTCTATTTTAATAAATTTTTTATAAGAGTTTAATTGAATAGAAAGAAGATATGGTATATCCAAAATTTGAGGACGTTTTCCAAAATCTTTACGAATACGTTTTTTTTCGGTGTAAGAGTAAACCATAGAGTTCCTGCGATTGTTGACAGACAAATTAATGGTAATATTATTGTCTTTTGATCTGAAGAAGAGATATTTTTTAATTTTAATTACTTATTTTAGTCATTTAAATATTTTATTATATAAAAGGGCTGGTGAATTGAAAACACCAGCCATATGCAGAATTTGATTACATAAAAATATATAATATTTTATTTAATTTCGATTTCAGCACCAACATCTTCTAAAGTTTTTTTCAACGATTCTGCGTCTTTTTTGTTAATATTTTCTTTTATGACAGTTGGTGCAGATTCTACTAAATCTTTAGCTTCTTTAAGTCCTAAACCAGTTGCACTACGAACGCTTTTGATCACTGATACTTTATTAGGACCAATAACTTTTAAAAAAACATCAAACTCTGTTTTTTCTTCAGCAGCTTTTTTTTCATTATTATTATTGGACTGCATAGACATATTTGCAGAAACTCCAAATTTTTTTTCCATTGCTGAAATAAGTTCAATAATATTCATTATCGACATTTCTGATACAGCTTCTAAAATTTGTTCTTTAGTAATAGACATAACAATAATTCCTAATAACAATTAGAATTATTTTAGATGTTAATAATACATCAAAAATAATAACCTCTTTTAAGAGGTTTCTTTTTTCTTTTTTATAGCAGATAATGTATAAATAAGTTTTCCAGCAGCTGATATTTTTAATATTAATAAAAGTTTTGCTATTGCTTCTTCATAAGTTGGCATATCTGCAAGTTGATTAATTTCTAAGTTAGATAGCAGTTTACCTTCAAAAACCGCTCCTGTAATTTTAAAATTTTTGTTTTTTTTTTCAAATTCTGTAAATAATCGAACCCCGCTACCTGGATGATTTGTAGAATAAGCTATAAGAGTTGAACCTTTTACAATTTCTTTTAAACATTCAAAAGCTGTATTTTTAATGGCTAAAGCTAGTAAGGTATTTCGAACAATGCTCATTTTTACGCCTAATTTACGTCCTGACTGTCTTAATTGATTTATTTTATTTACTGAAATTCCTTGAGAGTCCGCAATTACAGCTGATAAAGCCGAATTAGAAATTTGATGTATTTTAGAAACAATTATTTTTTTTTTATCAAGATTCAATGCCATTTTATCGTATTCTCCTACATTTTTATTTAGAGAAAAGATTTTTAATTAATTTTAAAGCAATAATTAGGATTAGTATTATTGTTTCTTTGTGATTATAAAAAATTTATTAAAATAAATTTTGAATTTTTAAAAGGGGATACCATTATAAATAATTTTTTTTCTATCGTAAAGTAAAAACATTTTATTATAATTAAGATAGATTTGATTGATCTATAGTTAAACCTATTCCCATAGTACTAGATAAAACAATTTTTTTGATATATATTCCTTTAGATTGTGGTGGTTTGGCTTTTTTTATCGATTCTAAAAAAGTATTGAAATTATCTTTAATCTGGTCTTTTTTAAAGTTAATTCTTCCGATAGTAGCATGAATAATTCCATTTTTATCATTTCGATAACAAATTTGTCCTGTTTTTGCGTTTTTAATTGCCTCATCAATATTGGTTGTAACTGTACCTAATTTGGGATTAGGCATTAGTCCTCGAGGTCCTAATATATGACCTAATTGAGTTACAATTTTCATAGCATCTGGTGATGCAATAACAGTATTGAATATAATACCTTCCTTTTTTATTTTTTCCGCTAAATCTTCCATTCCAATATATTCTGCACCAGCGTTTTTTGCTATTTCAATATTTTTGCCTTGAGTAAATACAGCAACTTTAATAACACGACCTATGCCATGTGGTAATATAGTAGTTCCTCGAATATTTTGATCTGATTTTTTTGGGTTTATTCCTAAATTAATAGCAATATCAATGCTTTCAATAAAATTGACTTTTGATGAATTTTTTAATAAAGTTATTATTTTATCAATGTCATATGACTTTTCAACGTTAATATCTTTCTTTATTGTATTCATACGTTTAGTAATTTTAACCATAATTAATCCTCGATAATTAAACCCATAGATTTAGCTGTACCTTTAATAGATTGAATGATATTTTCAATATTTGAACCAGTCATATCTTTTTCTTTTATTCTAGCTATTTCTTCAATTTGTAAATTTGTTACTTTACCTTTTGTTTCGATTTTGGGTTTACTAGATCCGGATTTAATTCCAGCAGCTTTTTTTAATAAAATAGAAGCTGGAGGTGTTTTTGTAATAAATGTAAATGAACGATCAGAATATACTGTTATAATTACTGGTATAGGTAATCCTTTTTCTATATTTGCCGTTTTTTCATTAAATAATTTACAAAATTCCATGATAT from Buchnera aphidicola (Aphis helianthi) includes:
- the rplK gene encoding 50S ribosomal protein L11, with product MAKKIQSYIKLQVSAGMANPSPPIGPALGQKGVNIMEFCKLFNEKTANIEKGLPIPVIITVYSDRSFTFITKTPPASILLKKAAGIKSGSSKPKIETKGKVTNLQIEEIARIKEKDMTGSNIENIIQSIKGTAKSMGLIIED
- the rplL gene encoding 50S ribosomal protein L7/L12, whose protein sequence is MSITKEQILEAVSEMSIMNIIELISAMEKKFGVSANMSMQSNNNNEKKAAEEKTEFDVFLKVIGPNKVSVIKSVRSATGLGLKEAKDLVESAPTVIKENINKKDAESLKKTLEDVGAEIEIK
- the rpoC gene encoding DNA-directed RNA polymerase subunit beta'; protein product: MKDLLKFLKAQTKTEDFDAIKISLASPDVIRSWSFGEVKKPETINYRTFKPERDGLFCARIFGPVKDYECLCGKYKRLKHRGVICEKCGVEVTQSKVRRERMGHIELSSPTAHIWFLKSLPSRIGLLLDMPLRDIERVLYFESYVVIDPGMTNLEKNQILTEEQYLDALEEFGDEFYATMGAEAIQLLLKNMHLIKECENLRIELNETNSETKRKKLTKRIKLIESFIQSNNKPEWMILTVLPVLPPDLRPLVPLDGGRFATSDLNDLYRRVINRNNRLKRLLDLAAPDIIVRNEKRMLQEAVDALLDNGRRGRAITGSNKRPLKSLADMIKGKQGRFRQNLLGKRVDYSGRSVITVGPYLRLHQCGLPKKMALELFKPFIYGKLEVRSLATTIKAAKKMVEREEAVVWDILDEVIREHPVLLNRAPTLHRLGIQAFEPVLIEGKAIQLHPLVCAAYNADFDGDQMAVHVPLTLEAQLESRALMMSTNNILSPANGEPIIVPSQDVVLGLYYMTREKINGKGEGMFLNGSNEAEKVYHLGIAELHSLVKIRIIEYQKNANNEFSPIKKIVNTTVGRAILWMIVPKGLPFSIVNQTLGKKDISKMLNICYRILGLKPTVTFADQIMYTGFAYAARSGASVGINDMVIPEKKSNIIHEAEIEVAEIQEQFQSGLVTAGERYNKVIDIWAAANERVAKAMMENLSTELVLNKQGELQKQTSFNSIFMMADSGARGSAAQIRQLAGMRGLMAKPDGSIIETPITANFREGLNVLQYFISTHGARKGLADTALKTANSGYLTRRLVDVAQDLVITKNDCGTHEGILMTPLIEGGDVKEPLRERVLGRVTAENILNPNTKNVLIERNTLLNEEWCDLLENNSIDTIKVRSVVNCDTDFGVCSYCYGRDLARGNLVNKGEAIGVIAAQSIGEPGTQLTMRTFHIGGAASRVATESSIQIKNKGIINLNNAKSVTNSSGKIVITSRNVELNIIDKFGRTKESYKIPYGSIMAKKNGEEVSSGETIAKWDPHTIPVITEVNGFVRFIDMIDGQSITRQADELTGLSSIVVLDTAERMTIGKDLRPSLKIVDEKGNDVLISGTDMPAQYFLPGKAIVQLNDGVKISSGDTLARVPQESGGTKDITGGLPRVADLFEARRPKELAILAEISGIVSFGKETKGKRRLIITPVDGSDSYEEMIPKWRQLNVFEGERVERGDVISDGPESPHDILRLRGVQSVTKYIVNEVQEVYRLQGVKINDKHIEVIIRQMLRKATIIKSGNSDFLDGEQVEFSRIKISNRILNKKNKIPATFSRDLLGITKASLATESFISAASFQETTRVLTESAVAGKKDELRGLKENVIVGRLIPAGTGYAYHKERLNRRKTINNNHALSNNNSSSQVSAEEASASLSELLNSTLT
- the rplJ gene encoding 50S ribosomal protein L10, yielding MALNLDKKKIIVSKIHQISNSALSAVIADSQGISVNKINQLRQSGRKLGVKMSIVRNTLLALAIKNTAFECLKEIVKGSTLIAYSTNHPGSGVRLFTEFEKKNKNFKITGAVFEGKLLSNLEINQLADMPTYEEAIAKLLLILKISAAGKLIYTLSAIKKKKETS
- the rplA gene encoding 50S ribosomal protein L1, with protein sequence MVKITKRMNTIKKDINVEKSYDIDKIITLLKNSSKVNFIESIDIAINLGINPKKSDQNIRGTTILPHGIGRVIKVAVFTQGKNIEIAKNAGAEYIGMEDLAEKIKKEGIIFNTVIASPDAMKIVTQLGHILGPRGLMPNPKLGTVTTNIDEAIKNAKTGQICYRNDKNGIIHATIGRINFKKDQIKDNFNTFLESIKKAKPPQSKGIYIKKIVLSSTMGIGLTIDQSNLS
- the rpoB gene encoding DNA-directed RNA polymerase subunit beta: MVYSYTEKKRIRKDFGKRPQILDIPYLLSIQLNSYKKFIKIDAQGQHGLEAAFQSVFPIRGYNGNSELQYVSYRLGEATFDVKECQIRGATYSAPLRVKLRLVIYERDISEPTVKDIKEQEVYMGEIPLMTNNGTFIINGTERVVVSQLHRSPGVFFDSDKGKTHSSGKVLYNARIIPYRGSWLDFEFDPKDNLFVRIDRRRKLPVTIILRALNYNTEEILNLFFEKNIFKINNNKIELELVSERLRGETASFDIQKNGKIYIKKGRRITARHIQELKKFNITSIIVPVEYILGRIVSKNYLHPITKEIIISANTELSLEVLTKLRKLNFLYIETLFTNDLDHGPYISETLRIDSSNDRSSALMEIYRVMRPGEPLTKEATENLFENLFFSEDRYDLSSVGRMKFNRSLSREKIEGPGTLNKEDIIDVIKKLIDIRNGKGEVDDIDHLGNRRIRSVGEMAENQFRLGLVRVERAVKERLSVGDLETLMPQDMINAKPISAAVKEFFGSSQLSQFMDQNNPLSEITHKRRISALGLGGLTRERAGFEVRDVHPTHYGRVCPIETPEGPNIGLINSLSVYARTNSYGFLETPYRKVKNGLVTKEIHYLSAIEEGNYIIAQANTNIDHNNFFMDDLVTCRHKGESSLFNRNQVDYMDVSTQQIVSVGASLIPFLEHDDANRALMGANMQRQAVPTLKTDKPLVGTGMERAVAVDSGVTIVAKRSGMIQYVDASRIIIKVNDNETFLGESGIDIYNLTKYTRSNQNTCINQKPCVQLNEKINKGDVLADGPSTDLGELALGQNMRVAFMPWNGYNFEDSILVSEKVVQEDRFTTIHIQELSCISRDTKLGPEEISSDIPNVGEAALCKLDESGIVYIGAEVTGGDILVGKVTPKGETQLTPEEKLLRAIFGEKASDVKDSSLRVPNGVSGTVIDVQIFTRDGVKKDKRALEIEDMQLKKAKKDLTEEFKIFQLSLFLKIKKTLLSFNIELDYLNKLPLEQWLTINVKEQDKNKEMEKFIQQNNELKKEFEKKIEIKRRKIIQGDDLAPGVLKIVKVYLAVKRQIQPGDKMAGRHGNKGVISKINPVEDMPYDENGIPVDIVLNPLGVPSRMNIGQILETHLGMAAKGIGDQINNMLKKQEKISHLKKFIQKTFDLGENLRQKVNLDKFSNEEILHLANNLRKGFPIATPVFDGAKEKEIKQMLKFANLPISGQIFLFDGRTGEKFERPVTVGYMYMLKLNHLVDDKMHARSTGSYSLVTQQPLGGKAQFGGQRFGEMEVWALEAYGASYTLQEMLTVKSDDVNGRTKMYKNIVDGNHQMEPGMPESFNVLLKEIRSLGINIELENE